CACTCCTTGAAATTGATGGAATCGCAAGCGTTGAAGTATCACTGGATACAGGGAAAGTAGATGTCCAGTTTGAAGACGGAAAAGTGACAGACGCACAAATGAAAGAAGCAATTGAAGACCAGGGTTACGATGTAGCGTAATGCTGCCAAACGGGCGGAAAGATACAATCTTTCCGCCCGTTTTCTATTATCGGTTTCTGTCATAATTTGATATGATAGGGATAATACATATAAAGTGGGAGTGGTGAGGTTGACGAAACACGGGGAGTACGCTTACCTGGAAATGCTGCAGCACGTGCTGGATCACGGCACCGAAAAAGGAGACCGGACTGGGACCGGAACGGTTTCAGTCTTTGGCTATCAAATGCGCTTTGACTTGAATGAAGGGTTCCCGCTCCTTACGACAAAACGGATT
The Bacillus marinisedimentorum genome window above contains:
- the copZ gene encoding copper chaperone CopZ, with product MTTKTLDVKGMTCGHCEKAVKNALLEIDGIASVEVSLDTGKVDVQFEDGKVTDAQMKEAIEDQGYDVA